The following are encoded in a window of Bdellovibrio svalbardensis genomic DNA:
- the ubiG gene encoding bifunctional 2-polyprenyl-6-hydroxyphenol methylase/3-demethylubiquinol 3-O-methyltransferase UbiG, producing the protein MDSEIARPDKETVGPELYEQLGKKWYEAGDDPIALLRHQHQLTNPWMLAEIRKNIGYRAEILDIGCGPGFFANEAVKLGHKVTGIDISTTQLRVAQLRDATKSVRYIYGDAYAIPYPRESFDVVMAMDLLEHVSDPQKVLFEASRVLRPGGLMFFHTFNRNFLSYLLVVKGVQWFVKNTPADLHVYQLFRKPEEVEEWIDNAGMDLKVTRGLAPVLWQAGWWQLLWNRVVPESFQFRWTKSRLVSYIGYAKKLREQ; encoded by the coding sequence CAGCTTGGCAAGAAGTGGTATGAAGCGGGTGATGATCCGATAGCGTTGTTGCGCCATCAACATCAGCTGACCAATCCCTGGATGTTGGCGGAGATTCGCAAAAACATAGGTTATCGGGCAGAGATCTTGGATATCGGCTGCGGGCCTGGGTTCTTTGCGAACGAGGCGGTGAAACTAGGGCACAAGGTCACGGGGATTGATATTTCCACCACTCAACTTCGTGTGGCTCAACTACGGGATGCCACAAAATCGGTAAGATATATTTATGGTGATGCCTATGCCATTCCCTATCCTCGGGAATCCTTTGATGTCGTGATGGCGATGGACCTGTTGGAACATGTTTCTGATCCACAAAAAGTTTTGTTTGAAGCATCTCGGGTTTTGCGGCCGGGAGGACTTATGTTCTTCCACACGTTTAACAGGAATTTTCTGTCCTATTTACTTGTGGTCAAAGGTGTACAGTGGTTCGTAAAAAACACACCTGCTGATTTGCATGTTTACCAATTGTTCAGAAAGCCCGAAGAAGTTGAAGAGTGGATCGACAACGCTGGAATGGATTTGAAAGTGACTCGGGGCCTTGCTCCTGTTTTGTGGCAGGCCGGGTGGTGGCAGTTGTTGTGGAATAGAGTTGTTCCAGAAAGTTTTCAGTTTCGTTGGACCAAGAGTCGATTGGTTTCCTATATCGGCTACGCGAAAAAACTCAGAGAGCAGTAA
- a CDS encoding B12-binding domain-containing radical SAM protein gives MNTDILLVTLNSSYAHSSFGLRYLYANLKELQERAQIVEYTTARSPRDIVESLLSKKPKIIGLGVYIWNADESLEVVSLLKKVSPETIVVLGGSEVSHESESQKICQTADFTIKGEADFLFYEFCHGYLNLGVLPEKKFISGPLPDIKTIASPYAYYTEEDIKNRVIYVEVSRGCPYRCEYCLSSLDKSVRNFDVTTFLADMQTLLDRGTRQFKFIDRTFNLSPTTCTQILQFFLDRIHLGLFLHFEMVPDRLPTEIRDLIKQFPAGSLQFEIGIQTWNTEVAKLVSRRNDFEKVKDNFRFLSTETGVHTHADLIVGLPGEDLPSFARGFDILSEVGPDEIQVGILKRLKGAPIARHDKEWEMVYADQPPFQILRTKTMNFETLQKMNRFAKFWDLYANSGNFKTLVTTLKERSQTRDDKSFFWEFFAFSEYLSARHSQYFGISLMSLFESAMAYLTEGLQWPAEQARDLILTDYRATGKIDLPKFLRLGDEDVKRKSSPEGDLQRSSLPKRQQRHLGKLETQTS, from the coding sequence ATGCCAATCTCAAGGAACTTCAAGAGCGCGCCCAAATTGTGGAATACACCACGGCACGTTCACCGCGCGACATCGTCGAATCATTGTTGAGCAAAAAGCCAAAGATTATTGGTCTAGGTGTTTATATCTGGAATGCGGACGAGTCTTTGGAAGTTGTGTCACTTCTTAAAAAAGTCAGCCCCGAAACAATCGTCGTTTTGGGAGGATCCGAGGTCAGCCACGAGTCTGAATCTCAGAAAATCTGTCAAACTGCGGATTTCACCATCAAAGGGGAAGCAGATTTCCTTTTCTATGAGTTCTGCCATGGATATTTAAATTTGGGTGTTCTTCCAGAGAAGAAATTCATCTCCGGTCCGCTCCCAGATATCAAAACTATCGCTTCTCCGTACGCTTATTACACCGAGGAAGACATCAAGAATCGCGTGATTTACGTTGAGGTTTCACGCGGCTGCCCTTATCGCTGTGAATATTGCCTGTCTTCGTTGGACAAATCGGTGCGTAACTTCGATGTCACCACCTTTTTGGCAGATATGCAGACCCTGCTTGATCGTGGCACCCGTCAATTCAAGTTCATTGATCGCACTTTCAACCTAAGCCCGACAACTTGCACTCAGATCCTGCAGTTCTTCTTGGACCGCATCCACTTGGGACTTTTCCTGCATTTTGAGATGGTTCCAGATCGTTTGCCGACTGAAATTCGCGATCTGATTAAGCAATTCCCAGCGGGCTCTTTGCAGTTTGAGATCGGGATTCAAACTTGGAACACCGAAGTAGCAAAGCTTGTAAGTCGCCGTAATGACTTCGAAAAGGTAAAAGATAACTTCCGCTTTCTGTCCACAGAAACGGGCGTGCACACGCATGCCGACCTGATCGTGGGCCTTCCTGGCGAAGACCTACCAAGCTTCGCGCGAGGATTTGATATTCTTTCCGAAGTTGGTCCTGATGAAATTCAAGTGGGCATCTTGAAACGCCTCAAAGGGGCACCGATTGCCCGTCATGATAAAGAATGGGAAATGGTCTACGCAGATCAACCTCCATTCCAAATTTTACGCACTAAAACAATGAATTTCGAAACCTTGCAGAAGATGAATCGCTTTGCAAAGTTCTGGGATCTTTATGCCAATAGCGGAAACTTCAAGACACTGGTTACAACCCTGAAAGAACGCTCTCAAACTCGTGACGACAAATCGTTCTTCTGGGAATTCTTTGCGTTCTCAGAGTACCTGTCGGCACGCCATTCACAATATTTTGGAATTTCATTAATGAGTTTGTTCGAATCGGCAATGGCTTATCTGACGGAAGGTTTGCAATGGCCGGCAGAACAAGCTCGCGATCTGATTTTGACCGACTATCGCGCAACCGGAAAAATTGATCTGCCTAAGTTCTTAAGACTGGGTGATGAAGATGTAAAAAGAAAGTCATCCCCAGAGGGGGATTTGCAGCGCTCTAGCTTGCCTAAAAGGCAGCAGCGACATCTCGGGAAATTGGAGACACAGACCTCTTAG
- a CDS encoding DUF1772 domain-containing protein codes for MKFNQLMKYTSLLLVGLLAGNSFAFVLGMGSAMKKLSASSYVAFHESMQRSFLSWTPMLCVLLIFALFSLLVTMRKRWKELEFYLVLLALVCVLDELFMTWTGNYPLNKVASVGWGDIRTQWLHFMYWRCALLIVGFGLLLASVFTKRSVSPISRDVAAAF; via the coding sequence ATGAAATTCAATCAACTCATGAAGTACACAAGCCTGTTGTTGGTAGGTCTCCTGGCGGGGAACTCTTTCGCTTTTGTTCTCGGCATGGGTTCTGCGATGAAAAAACTTTCTGCTTCCTCTTACGTCGCCTTTCATGAGTCTATGCAAAGATCATTTCTTTCTTGGACGCCGATGTTGTGTGTTCTACTTATTTTTGCCTTGTTTTCACTCTTGGTGACGATGCGCAAGCGATGGAAAGAATTAGAATTCTACTTAGTGCTGTTAGCCCTCGTTTGTGTCCTGGATGAGCTCTTTATGACGTGGACAGGAAACTATCCTCTGAACAAAGTGGCGTCAGTAGGTTGGGGAGATATCAGAACACAGTGGCTGCACTTTATGTACTGGCGCTGTGCTCTGTTGATCGTAGGTTTTGGTCTTCTGTTGGCCTCAGTATTTACTAAGAGGTCTGTGTCTCCAATTTCCCGAGATGTCGCTGCTGCCTTTTAG